One genomic region from Elusimicrobiota bacterium encodes:
- a CDS encoding YecH family protein: MTESIHGHDVMRMMVEANRAFTEGQLKEAIAAKFGKDARFHTCSASEMTAEDLIGFLRARSKFIVSDDTVAMKAENICDHE; the protein is encoded by the coding sequence ATGACGGAATCAATTCATGGACATGATGTGATGCGGATGATGGTGGAAGCGAATCGGGCCTTTACAGAAGGGCAACTGAAAGAAGCTATTGCCGCCAAGTTTGGGAAGGACGCGCGGTTTCATACCTGTTCGGCTTCCGAGATGACGGCGGAGGACTTGATTGGGTTTTTGCGGGCGCGAAGTAAATTTATCGTTTCGGACGACACCGTGGCCATGAAGGCGGAGAATATTTGCGATCACGAATGA
- a CDS encoding thioredoxin family protein: MVLWGGGALLASGSHVRVELLAEPGAVVAGGEAFWVAVRLDHDPGWHTYYKEPGDSGLPTKIRWELPEGFSAGEIRWPVPQRIELPPLVNYGYEGQASLLVLMTPPAEIVGESVTLKAQVSWLECLEACVPGKADVAVTLPVSDSPVTPTMEMSLFFNEARALLEKVSPSRVGGEGALGGGLTIWLAVLLAFFGGVLLNLMPCVLPVLSIKFLGFIETPRETLRWHGVLYGVGVWVSFLVLAGVLIFLRAGGEKLGWGFQLQSPFFVGILAALFFTLALNLLGVFEIGTSLIGLGGLLGGKSSANAFLSGALAVLVATPCTAPFMGPALGYALTQSAGISLVTFSALGVGMAFPYVLLSFFPGGLRWIPKPGPWMVTLKQGMAFLFFATCLWMVWVLGLQGGVGLVTKALLIFLGIAVGGWLAGSVAGRARSDRGRSGVRWMGALIGIGSALGLLSFRGAVLTAVSAEDAFSQERVETLLAEGRPVFVDFTAAWCITCQVNEKTTLSTQKVQNAFQKYNVAFLVADWTNSDPAITHALELFGRDGVPLYILYVPGLEPRVLPTILTPDIVLDALKSLHQGSSS; encoded by the coding sequence ATGGTTTTATGGGGTGGGGGTGCTTTACTGGCTTCGGGGTCCCATGTGCGGGTGGAATTGTTGGCGGAGCCGGGGGCAGTGGTGGCGGGGGGGGAAGCGTTTTGGGTGGCGGTGCGGTTGGATCACGATCCGGGGTGGCATACGTACTACAAGGAGCCGGGGGATTCGGGGTTGCCGACCAAAATTCGGTGGGAGTTGCCGGAAGGGTTTTCGGCAGGGGAGATTCGCTGGCCGGTGCCCCAACGGATTGAGTTGCCGCCACTCGTCAATTATGGGTATGAGGGGCAGGCCTCGTTGCTTGTTTTGATGACGCCTCCGGCGGAGATCGTGGGGGAGAGCGTTACGTTGAAAGCTCAGGTTTCTTGGCTGGAATGTTTGGAAGCTTGTGTGCCTGGGAAAGCGGACGTTGCGGTGACATTGCCGGTATCGGATTCGCCAGTGACGCCCACGATGGAGATGTCTTTGTTTTTTAATGAGGCACGGGCTCTCTTGGAAAAGGTTAGCCCCTCTCGGGTTGGCGGGGAGGGGGCGCTGGGGGGTGGGCTCACTATTTGGTTGGCGGTTTTATTGGCCTTTTTCGGCGGGGTGTTGCTTAACCTGATGCCCTGTGTTTTGCCGGTGTTGTCCATTAAGTTTTTGGGGTTTATCGAGACACCACGGGAAACCCTTCGTTGGCATGGGGTGCTTTACGGGGTTGGGGTGTGGGTCTCCTTTTTGGTTTTGGCTGGTGTGTTGATTTTTCTGCGGGCGGGTGGGGAAAAGTTGGGGTGGGGGTTTCAACTTCAATCGCCCTTTTTTGTGGGGATACTGGCCGCCCTCTTTTTTACCTTGGCCCTTAACCTGTTGGGTGTTTTTGAGATCGGGACCTCCCTGATCGGATTGGGTGGACTGTTGGGGGGAAAGTCGTCGGCCAACGCCTTCTTGAGCGGGGCTTTGGCGGTCTTGGTGGCGACCCCTTGCACGGCACCTTTTATGGGGCCGGCCTTAGGGTATGCGCTGACCCAATCGGCGGGGATTTCCTTAGTAACTTTTTCCGCCCTTGGGGTGGGGATGGCGTTTCCCTATGTTCTCCTTTCTTTTTTTCCGGGTGGGTTACGGTGGATTCCTAAGCCTGGCCCATGGATGGTGACCTTAAAGCAGGGGATGGCTTTCCTCTTCTTTGCCACCTGCCTTTGGATGGTGTGGGTGTTGGGGTTGCAGGGTGGGGTAGGGCTGGTGACCAAGGCCCTCCTTATCTTTCTTGGGATTGCGGTGGGGGGATGGTTGGCTGGGTCCGTGGCGGGGCGGGCGCGGTCGGACAGGGGCCGATCGGGGGTACGGTGGATGGGGGCCTTGATTGGGATTGGTTCCGCTCTGGGGCTGTTATCGTTTCGTGGGGCGGTTCTTACGGCGGTCTCGGCAGAGGATGCCTTTTCCCAGGAGCGGGTGGAAACCCTTTTGGCTGAGGGGCGGCCTGTGTTTGTTGATTTTACCGCGGCGTGGTGTATTACGTGCCAAGTGAATGAAAAGACGACGCTCTCTACCCAAAAAGTTCAAAACGCTTTTCAGAAATACAACGTGGCTTTTCTCGTGGCGGACTGGACCAACAGTGACCCGGCCATTACCCACGCCCTGGAACTTTTTGGGCGGGATGGTGTTCCACTTTACATACTCTACGTGCCGGGGCTGGAACCGCGTGTTTTACCAACAATTCTAACCCCGGACATTGTATTGGATGCCTTAAAATCTCTTCATCAAGGGAGTTCTTCATGA